The Drosophila innubila isolate TH190305 chromosome 3R unlocalized genomic scaffold, UK_Dinn_1.0 2_E_3R, whole genome shotgun sequence genome has a segment encoding these proteins:
- the LOC117790693 gene encoding mucin-5AC isoform X2, with product MAAASAGQQLQQQQHQQQQHKLNIVGNAETVAGVLQANELQHQQQLNMYKQQQHQQMLQQQQQQQQQQFYQQQQQTKFVSRVVTNAAMQPQQQQQQQQQQQQQQQILPAGLVNGSSNMMQVANVAVQQQQQQQQSQHIFVCPAISPQLQQQQQQQLQQQQQQQIKQRPAQMKLPAKSVASTTVAASTHCMPATIASRQMSQNNQQQQPQHQHPNQQQQQQQQQIYAKNAVKTTNNNANLAPGWRRLTHNNEVAYISPTGKTLRTQLQIKDYLLQQGTCKCGLPCPLRPEYFFDFNAQVPNMPLKVLPGNSQEASSATSTPFCSHQRNLFGSEKLHNTQSFKDATAATPATNDVFTTLMTTAVVTSTTSTTTTSATSTATLPTTPTIIELANQDADFHKYGKPNQKVANRTCYTGAVPSLPLSTTATVQRTSQTTGDKRAGAGAGSAPASAPSSVASVEHVIKLNSVQASNSAPAPNFKDDPAGYLQQQTTLLHNTLNVGLDAKSVAATVRTLPLESQQQQQQQQRHRIRRLSLFAGGKWELEPSSATSTSVASPRSLHVDTAVAFVRPQNPQITSITMLPAAQESPSEEEKRPEQVGAISTSHESPRHSLSSPTDSLDSAKSTPSPSPKLQTQSQPAQLQLQVQAPQTAQLRLLRQQCQPIVRQPIAYNGNGGTTLTRSIVTTTAGISRPGTTLSSASSTVAQLQSMASPSGGNQLIMTSSGQLLVIPTASKQQAATSQPQRSSAGGGYIVSQPSALLNTSGAKLLHHHHQIISSQANQINQISQAGTQAVAPPQTVLLNTLPNGGYIVHHQQQQPQQQQHTTPEQQQQQLLAMPQPGATMITSPEGKRRARKRKSSVCSTPPPMMTTTTMCGAGGASGSPAKTHSPQISPSIPSQAPALLQQAAAAAAATAAPPPPPPQFSQQFQLSPGIQGIVVNKPAATAAPQHQQLLLQNGQILQQVNLIGQQLLMPTGLVMGTTDATLLQIQNMPTTSLLTPQGPVMLRTPSPQNKPSFISPSAGGQQYIVGANGQLSPIGQIYSTPMGLVMPTAQQNGASFVQASPTATIQIQQQPHPQQQAEQLGLATSYVSDSHSSRQVTAASPPDTTTCSPSSPERPPSHRSSGSGDMVQCVSSSEPDAAISPQSAESRLSPSSTDCERRIGSSNVFSQPSNIYKPTEAKIRRIHITSQASSSEGNHGVGLLGQESPTTTQLPPISDAPVVSEVIPHKTPTKRARRPHRALVRCSPTGQHLALLPPRTFAIGELIWGPARGHPAWPGKIVKMPDGVCTPSQQFDHVWVQWFGGGGRSTSELIPVNSLQSLSEGLDAHHKAQKDTRKSRKLNSQLERAIQEAMTELDNISASSASTTATVGSHQLQQQQQQQQQQPTSTNNNSHHINSNGLVRGKRSAPSAGQAISNCGNMTLTASTATAVTLNGIFNQQQQQRAKPIRIAPAPPTSSVSTASATTTATAEILKLAK from the exons ATGGCTGCCGCATCCGCTggccaacagctgcaacagcaacaacaccagcagcagcagcacaaattgaatattgttggCAACGCGGAGACAGTTGCTGGCGTGCTTCAGGCCAACGAGttgcagcaccaacaacaactcaacatgtacaagcagcagcagcatcagcaaatgttgcagcaacaacagcagcagcagcagcaacaattctaccaacaacagcagcaaacgaAATTTGTATCGCGGGTCGTTACAAATGCCGCAatgcaaccgcaacaacaacaacaacaacaacaacagcaacagcaacaacaacaaatcttaCCAGCTGGTTTGGTAAATGGTAGCTCCAACATGATGCAAGTTGCAAATGTTGctgtgcaacagcaacaacaacagcaacagagtCAACACATTTTTGTATGTCCAGCCATAAGTCCGCAacttcaacagcaacaacaacaacaattgcagcagcagcagcaacaacaaatcaaacagCGTCCGGCCCAAATGAAATTGCCAGCTAAATCGGTGGCAtcaacaactgttgctgcgAGCACGCATTGTATgccagcaacaattgcatcGCGTCAAATGAGTCAGAacaatcagcaacaacaaccacaacatcaacatccaaatcagcagcagcagcagcaacagcaacaaatctATGCTAAGAATGCTGTCAAAACGACCAATAACAATGCAAATCTGGCTCCTGGCTGGCGTCGTCTTACCCACAACAATGAAGTGGCCTATATCAG TCCGACGGGCAAAACACTTCGAACTCAATTGCAAATTAAGGATTATTTGCTGCAACAGGGTACCTGCAAGTGCGGTCTGCCGTGTCCGCTGCGACCGGAatacttttttgattttaatgctCAG gTGCCCAACATGCCATTGAAGGTGTTGCCAGGTAATAGCCAGGAAGCATCTTCTGCAACTTCCACGCCGTTCTGCTCACATCAACGGAATCTGTTCGGATCTGAGAAATTGCACAATACACAGTCTTTTAAagatgcaacagcagcaactccgGCAACAAATGATGTGTTTACTACGCTGATGACAACAGCAGTTGTTAcgtcaacaacatcaacaaccacaacatcagcaacatcaacagcaactcTACCAACAACACCTACAATAATCGAATTGGCGAATCAAG ATGCTGATTTCCATAAATATGGCAAGCCAAACCAGAAAGTGGCTAATAGGACATGCTACACTGGAGCAGTTCCATCCCTGCCCCTCTCCACAACGGCGACAGTGCAGAGAACTAGTCAAACAACAGGGGACAAgcgagctggagctggagctggatctgctccagcttcagctccaTCTTCAGTTGCCTCTGTAGAGCATGTGATAAAATTGAACTCCGTGCAAGCTTCTAACTCTGCTCCTGCTCCCAATTTCAAGGATGATCCGGCGGGTTATTTGCAGCAACAAACGACGCTGTTGCACAATACGCTAAATGTGGGTTTGGATGCCAAGTCTGTGGCAGCCACTGTCAGAACATTGCCCTTGGAgtcgcagcaacaacaacaacaacagcagcgtcaCAGGATTCGTCGTCTGTCGCTCTTTGCCGGTGGCAAGTGGGAACTGGAACCGAGTTCAGCGACGTCCACTAGTGTTGCATCCCCTCGTTCTCTACACGTCGATACGGCGGTGGCATTTGTGCGTCCACAGAATCCACAAATCACCAGCATCACAATGTTGCCAGCTGCACAGGAGTCGCCATCAGAAGAAGAGAAGCGTCCCGAGCAGGTGGGCGCCATTTCCACCAGCCACGAGAGTCCACGACACAGTCTGTCCTCGCCCACGGACTCACTGGACTCCGCCAAGAGCACACCATCGCCATCACCCAAGTTGCAGACGCAGTCGCAGCCGGCGCAGCTGCAACTCCAAGTCCAAGCGCCTCAGACAGCCCAATTGCGTCTGCTGCGACAACAGTGCCAACCAATTGTCAGGCAACCCATTGCCTACAATGGCAATGGCGGCACCACGCTGACCAGAAGCATTGTCACCACCACGGCGGGAATCAGTCGTCCTGGCACCACTCTCAGCAGTGCCAGTTCCACGGTGGCGCAGTTGCAGTCAATGGCGAGTCCCAGTGGTGGCAACCAGCTCATCATGACCTCATCCGGCCAACTGTTGGTCATTCCCACGGCCAGCAAGCAGCAAGCGGCGACCTCACAGCCCCAGAGATCGTCGGCAGGAGGTGGTTATATTGTCAGTCAACCGTCGGCTTTGCTCAACACGAGTGGCGCCAAGCTGTTgcaccatcatcatcagatCATCAGCTCGCAGGCCAACCAAATAAATCAGATCAGCCAGGCGGGAACTCAAGCTGTGGCGCCTCCGCAAACCGTTCTACTCAACACGCTGCCCAACGGTGGTTACATTGTGCATCACCAGCAGCAG caaccgcagcagcagcaacacacgACGccggagcaacaacaacaacagctgctggcGATGCCACAGCCGGGGGCAACAATGATTACCTCACCAGAGGGCAAGCGAAGAGCGCGGAAAAGGAAAAGCTCCGTGTGCAGCACACCACCGCcaatgatgacgacgacgaccaTGTGTGGAGCTGGTGGTGCCAGTGGTTCGCCCGCCAAGACGCATTCGCCGCAGATCTCGCCAAGCATACCAAGCCAGGCGCCAGCGTTGTTGCAACAGGCGGCAGCTGccgcagcggcaacagcagcgccTCCTCCGCCACCACCACAGTTCTCACAGCAGTTTCAGCTGAGTCCAGGCATCCAGGGAATTGTGGTTAACAAGCCCGCGGCGACAGCGGCGCcacagcatcagcagctgcTCCTCCAGAATGGCCAAATCCTGCAGCAGGTGAATCTCATTGGACAGCAGCTGCTGATGCCAACTGGCCTGGTCATGGGCACAACGGATGCGACGCTGCTGCAGATCCAAAACATGCCCACAACCAGTCTGCTGACGCCACAGGGTCCGGTGATGCTGCGCACTCCGTCGCCGCAGAACAAGCCATCATTCATCTCGCCCAGCGCTGGCGGACAACAATATATCGTGGGTGCCAATGGTCAGCTCAGTCCAATTGGCCAGATCTATTCGACTCCCATGGGTCTCGTGATGCCCACGGCCCAGCAGAATGGCGCATCCTTTGTTCAGGCTAGTCCCACGGCCACCATACAGATTCAACAGCAACCACATCCCCAACAGCAGGCGGAGCAGCTGGGTCTGGCCACCAGCTACGTCTCGGATTCGCACAGCAGTCGCCAGGTGACAGCCGCAAGTCCGCCGGATACCACAACCTGCAGTCCAAGCAGCCCAGAGCGTCCACCTAGTCATCGCAGCAGCGGAAGCGGTGACATG GTGCAGTGCGTCTCCAGTTCAGAGCCGGATGCGGCGATTTCACCCCAAAGTGCTGAGAGTCGACTGTCGCCCTCATCCACGGATTGCGAGCGGC GTATCGGCAGCAGCAATGTATTTAGCCAGCCCAGCAACATCTATAAGCCAACGGAAGCGAAGATTCGACGCATTCACATCACGTCGCAGGCATCCTCAAGCGAGGGCAACCACGGAGTGGGTCTTTTGGGACAAG AGTCGCCCACAACCACGCAGCTACCGCCTATTTCGGATGCACCAGTGGTCAGTGAAGTGATCCCACATAAGACACCCACAAAACGCGCTCGCCGTCCACACCGAGCGTTGGTGAGATGCTCGCCAACAGGTCAACACTTGGCATTGCTGCCACCCCGAACGTTTGCCATTGGTGAGCTGATCTGGGGGCCGGCGCGTGGCCATCCCGCCTGGCCGGGCAAGATCGTCAAGATGCCCGATGGCGTCTGTACACCATCGCAACAATTTGATCACGTTTGGGTGCAATGGTTTGGCGGCGGCGGTCGTTCCACCTCCGAGTTAATACCGGTCAACTCGTTGCAGAGCCTTTCCGAAGGCCTGGATGCACATCACAAGGCGCAGAAGGATACCAGAAA GAGCCGCAAGTTGAACTCGCAACTCGAGCGAGCTATACAAGAAGCAATGACTGAGTTGGATAACATTTCAGCCTCGTCGGcaagcacaacagcaacagttggcagtcatcagctgcagcagcaacagcaacagcagcagcagcaaccaacgtcaaccaacaacaatagtcATCATATAAATAGCAATGGATTGGTGCGAGGCAAACGATCGGCGCCGTCAGCTGGACAGGCGATCTCCAATTGTGGCAACATGACACTGACCGCCAGCACAGCGACAGCGGTTACACTGAACGGAATCTTcaatcagcaacagcagcagcgtgCCAAGCCTATTAGAATAGCGCCTGCTCCACCCACATCAAGTGTGTCAACAGCTtcagcaacgacaacagcaacagcagagaTCCTTAAGCTGGCCAAATGA
- the LOC117790693 gene encoding mucin-5AC isoform X1, whose translation MAAASAGQQLQQQQHQQQQHKLNIVGNAETVAGVLQANELQHQQQLNMYKQQQHQQMLQQQQQQQQQQFYQQQQQTKFVSRVVTNAAMQPQQQQQQQQQQQQQQQILPAGLVNGSSNMMQVANVAVQQQQQQQQSQHIFVCPAISPQLQQQQQQQLQQQQQQQIKQRPAQMKLPAKSVASTTVAASTHCMPATIASRQMSQNNQQQQPQHQHPNQQQQQQQQQIYAKNAVKTTNNNANLAPGWRRLTHNNEVAYISPTGKTLRTQLQIKDYLLQQGTCKCGLPCPLRPEYFFDFNAQVPNMPLKVLPGNSQEASSATSTPFCSHQRNLFGSEKLHNTQSFKDATAATPATNDVFTTLMTTAVVTSTTSTTTTSATSTATLPTTPTIIELANQDADFHKYGKPNQKVANRTCYTGAVPSLPLSTTATVQRTSQTTGDKRAGAGAGSAPASAPSSVASVEHVIKLNSVQASNSAPAPNFKDDPAGYLQQQTTLLHNTLNVGLDAKSVAATVRTLPLESQQQQQQQQRHRIRRLSLFAGGKWELEPSSATSTSVASPRSLHVDTAVAFVRPQNPQITSITMLPAAQESPSEEEKRPEQVGAISTSHESPRHSLSSPTDSLDSAKSTPSPSPKLQTQSQPAQLQLQVQAPQTAQLRLLRQQCQPIVRQPIAYNGNGGTTLTRSIVTTTAGISRPGTTLSSASSTVAQLQSMASPSGGNQLIMTSSGQLLVIPTASKQQAATSQPQRSSAGGGYIVSQPSALLNTSGAKLLHHHHQIISSQANQINQISQAGTQAVAPPQTVLLNTLPNGGYIVHHQQQQQPQQQQHTTPEQQQQQLLAMPQPGATMITSPEGKRRARKRKSSVCSTPPPMMTTTTMCGAGGASGSPAKTHSPQISPSIPSQAPALLQQAAAAAAATAAPPPPPPQFSQQFQLSPGIQGIVVNKPAATAAPQHQQLLLQNGQILQQVNLIGQQLLMPTGLVMGTTDATLLQIQNMPTTSLLTPQGPVMLRTPSPQNKPSFISPSAGGQQYIVGANGQLSPIGQIYSTPMGLVMPTAQQNGASFVQASPTATIQIQQQPHPQQQAEQLGLATSYVSDSHSSRQVTAASPPDTTTCSPSSPERPPSHRSSGSGDMVQCVSSSEPDAAISPQSAESRLSPSSTDCERRIGSSNVFSQPSNIYKPTEAKIRRIHITSQASSSEGNHGVGLLGQESPTTTQLPPISDAPVVSEVIPHKTPTKRARRPHRALVRCSPTGQHLALLPPRTFAIGELIWGPARGHPAWPGKIVKMPDGVCTPSQQFDHVWVQWFGGGGRSTSELIPVNSLQSLSEGLDAHHKAQKDTRKSRKLNSQLERAIQEAMTELDNISASSASTTATVGSHQLQQQQQQQQQQPTSTNNNSHHINSNGLVRGKRSAPSAGQAISNCGNMTLTASTATAVTLNGIFNQQQQQRAKPIRIAPAPPTSSVSTASATTTATAEILKLAK comes from the exons ATGGCTGCCGCATCCGCTggccaacagctgcaacagcaacaacaccagcagcagcagcacaaattgaatattgttggCAACGCGGAGACAGTTGCTGGCGTGCTTCAGGCCAACGAGttgcagcaccaacaacaactcaacatgtacaagcagcagcagcatcagcaaatgttgcagcaacaacagcagcagcagcagcaacaattctaccaacaacagcagcaaacgaAATTTGTATCGCGGGTCGTTACAAATGCCGCAatgcaaccgcaacaacaacaacaacaacaacaacagcaacagcaacaacaacaaatcttaCCAGCTGGTTTGGTAAATGGTAGCTCCAACATGATGCAAGTTGCAAATGTTGctgtgcaacagcaacaacaacagcaacagagtCAACACATTTTTGTATGTCCAGCCATAAGTCCGCAacttcaacagcaacaacaacaacaattgcagcagcagcagcaacaacaaatcaaacagCGTCCGGCCCAAATGAAATTGCCAGCTAAATCGGTGGCAtcaacaactgttgctgcgAGCACGCATTGTATgccagcaacaattgcatcGCGTCAAATGAGTCAGAacaatcagcaacaacaaccacaacatcaacatccaaatcagcagcagcagcagcaacagcaacaaatctATGCTAAGAATGCTGTCAAAACGACCAATAACAATGCAAATCTGGCTCCTGGCTGGCGTCGTCTTACCCACAACAATGAAGTGGCCTATATCAG TCCGACGGGCAAAACACTTCGAACTCAATTGCAAATTAAGGATTATTTGCTGCAACAGGGTACCTGCAAGTGCGGTCTGCCGTGTCCGCTGCGACCGGAatacttttttgattttaatgctCAG gTGCCCAACATGCCATTGAAGGTGTTGCCAGGTAATAGCCAGGAAGCATCTTCTGCAACTTCCACGCCGTTCTGCTCACATCAACGGAATCTGTTCGGATCTGAGAAATTGCACAATACACAGTCTTTTAAagatgcaacagcagcaactccgGCAACAAATGATGTGTTTACTACGCTGATGACAACAGCAGTTGTTAcgtcaacaacatcaacaaccacaacatcagcaacatcaacagcaactcTACCAACAACACCTACAATAATCGAATTGGCGAATCAAG ATGCTGATTTCCATAAATATGGCAAGCCAAACCAGAAAGTGGCTAATAGGACATGCTACACTGGAGCAGTTCCATCCCTGCCCCTCTCCACAACGGCGACAGTGCAGAGAACTAGTCAAACAACAGGGGACAAgcgagctggagctggagctggatctgctccagcttcagctccaTCTTCAGTTGCCTCTGTAGAGCATGTGATAAAATTGAACTCCGTGCAAGCTTCTAACTCTGCTCCTGCTCCCAATTTCAAGGATGATCCGGCGGGTTATTTGCAGCAACAAACGACGCTGTTGCACAATACGCTAAATGTGGGTTTGGATGCCAAGTCTGTGGCAGCCACTGTCAGAACATTGCCCTTGGAgtcgcagcaacaacaacaacaacagcagcgtcaCAGGATTCGTCGTCTGTCGCTCTTTGCCGGTGGCAAGTGGGAACTGGAACCGAGTTCAGCGACGTCCACTAGTGTTGCATCCCCTCGTTCTCTACACGTCGATACGGCGGTGGCATTTGTGCGTCCACAGAATCCACAAATCACCAGCATCACAATGTTGCCAGCTGCACAGGAGTCGCCATCAGAAGAAGAGAAGCGTCCCGAGCAGGTGGGCGCCATTTCCACCAGCCACGAGAGTCCACGACACAGTCTGTCCTCGCCCACGGACTCACTGGACTCCGCCAAGAGCACACCATCGCCATCACCCAAGTTGCAGACGCAGTCGCAGCCGGCGCAGCTGCAACTCCAAGTCCAAGCGCCTCAGACAGCCCAATTGCGTCTGCTGCGACAACAGTGCCAACCAATTGTCAGGCAACCCATTGCCTACAATGGCAATGGCGGCACCACGCTGACCAGAAGCATTGTCACCACCACGGCGGGAATCAGTCGTCCTGGCACCACTCTCAGCAGTGCCAGTTCCACGGTGGCGCAGTTGCAGTCAATGGCGAGTCCCAGTGGTGGCAACCAGCTCATCATGACCTCATCCGGCCAACTGTTGGTCATTCCCACGGCCAGCAAGCAGCAAGCGGCGACCTCACAGCCCCAGAGATCGTCGGCAGGAGGTGGTTATATTGTCAGTCAACCGTCGGCTTTGCTCAACACGAGTGGCGCCAAGCTGTTgcaccatcatcatcagatCATCAGCTCGCAGGCCAACCAAATAAATCAGATCAGCCAGGCGGGAACTCAAGCTGTGGCGCCTCCGCAAACCGTTCTACTCAACACGCTGCCCAACGGTGGTTACATTGTGCATCACCAGCAGCAG CAgcaaccgcagcagcagcaacacacgACGccggagcaacaacaacaacagctgctggcGATGCCACAGCCGGGGGCAACAATGATTACCTCACCAGAGGGCAAGCGAAGAGCGCGGAAAAGGAAAAGCTCCGTGTGCAGCACACCACCGCcaatgatgacgacgacgaccaTGTGTGGAGCTGGTGGTGCCAGTGGTTCGCCCGCCAAGACGCATTCGCCGCAGATCTCGCCAAGCATACCAAGCCAGGCGCCAGCGTTGTTGCAACAGGCGGCAGCTGccgcagcggcaacagcagcgccTCCTCCGCCACCACCACAGTTCTCACAGCAGTTTCAGCTGAGTCCAGGCATCCAGGGAATTGTGGTTAACAAGCCCGCGGCGACAGCGGCGCcacagcatcagcagctgcTCCTCCAGAATGGCCAAATCCTGCAGCAGGTGAATCTCATTGGACAGCAGCTGCTGATGCCAACTGGCCTGGTCATGGGCACAACGGATGCGACGCTGCTGCAGATCCAAAACATGCCCACAACCAGTCTGCTGACGCCACAGGGTCCGGTGATGCTGCGCACTCCGTCGCCGCAGAACAAGCCATCATTCATCTCGCCCAGCGCTGGCGGACAACAATATATCGTGGGTGCCAATGGTCAGCTCAGTCCAATTGGCCAGATCTATTCGACTCCCATGGGTCTCGTGATGCCCACGGCCCAGCAGAATGGCGCATCCTTTGTTCAGGCTAGTCCCACGGCCACCATACAGATTCAACAGCAACCACATCCCCAACAGCAGGCGGAGCAGCTGGGTCTGGCCACCAGCTACGTCTCGGATTCGCACAGCAGTCGCCAGGTGACAGCCGCAAGTCCGCCGGATACCACAACCTGCAGTCCAAGCAGCCCAGAGCGTCCACCTAGTCATCGCAGCAGCGGAAGCGGTGACATG GTGCAGTGCGTCTCCAGTTCAGAGCCGGATGCGGCGATTTCACCCCAAAGTGCTGAGAGTCGACTGTCGCCCTCATCCACGGATTGCGAGCGGC GTATCGGCAGCAGCAATGTATTTAGCCAGCCCAGCAACATCTATAAGCCAACGGAAGCGAAGATTCGACGCATTCACATCACGTCGCAGGCATCCTCAAGCGAGGGCAACCACGGAGTGGGTCTTTTGGGACAAG AGTCGCCCACAACCACGCAGCTACCGCCTATTTCGGATGCACCAGTGGTCAGTGAAGTGATCCCACATAAGACACCCACAAAACGCGCTCGCCGTCCACACCGAGCGTTGGTGAGATGCTCGCCAACAGGTCAACACTTGGCATTGCTGCCACCCCGAACGTTTGCCATTGGTGAGCTGATCTGGGGGCCGGCGCGTGGCCATCCCGCCTGGCCGGGCAAGATCGTCAAGATGCCCGATGGCGTCTGTACACCATCGCAACAATTTGATCACGTTTGGGTGCAATGGTTTGGCGGCGGCGGTCGTTCCACCTCCGAGTTAATACCGGTCAACTCGTTGCAGAGCCTTTCCGAAGGCCTGGATGCACATCACAAGGCGCAGAAGGATACCAGAAA GAGCCGCAAGTTGAACTCGCAACTCGAGCGAGCTATACAAGAAGCAATGACTGAGTTGGATAACATTTCAGCCTCGTCGGcaagcacaacagcaacagttggcagtcatcagctgcagcagcaacagcaacagcagcagcagcaaccaacgtcaaccaacaacaatagtcATCATATAAATAGCAATGGATTGGTGCGAGGCAAACGATCGGCGCCGTCAGCTGGACAGGCGATCTCCAATTGTGGCAACATGACACTGACCGCCAGCACAGCGACAGCGGTTACACTGAACGGAATCTTcaatcagcaacagcagcagcgtgCCAAGCCTATTAGAATAGCGCCTGCTCCACCCACATCAAGTGTGTCAACAGCTtcagcaacgacaacagcaacagcagagaTCCTTAAGCTGGCCAAATGA
- the LOC117790522 gene encoding nucleoporin Ndc1 — MSSTTVLSCKLMLFSRCLRAVLLSVLVQFLLLIVFLLFVNFELMHPVHWVAGTLRLLCSFYTWFASIPLIGAVVLYGVTLSQQHLAERRYCSTRYRWMLYNGPRKLLFLGAHLLVGYLTAWLYTGYLHSDYRHLLYRCYGQDCLSSYHLFLLGMGIVAGCYYFVSVHMRHQVSIDYAILEQSRTEKLRELLYATLRKAPFSSLLPTLSYSILFAVCGSLLKYRLSHLLGVEADDRLVGLVEMASNVRLLFYAWMLTTQILSNMHLMRCFFAMLLSEDLPLVVSRNRVSLASEKQVTVVSALGLFNVHVVQSLAAHFIYNESKRKDSTVRLEIFQLTEPGNRPANWRELCDQSLSIIGSFTDDLTDSMRQISQMKGSEQSSDINGPLLAEKLLLRQYNQLYGIRSAVAPPPSEDHVQQWDTKPRHVPNWCERISIQLEESLQRMLRRIPGIIYLFVEPEGAKTMFMLENSLPVVWLTQALAEICVASLKEDRYGVVQDDLPAIIKSLHRLKCELDKLSNTMINLKANNISFNYLRCAVRRSLYNICNSFYDYLEEITPTGEELHQLQSFVHHG; from the exons ATGTCCAGCACGACCGTGTTAAGCTGTAAACTGATGTTGTTCAGCCGCTGTCTGCGCGCTGTGCTTCTCAGCGTGCTCGTTCAATTTCTACTGCTGATCGtatttttgctgtttgttaACTTTGAGTTGATGCATCCGGTGCATTGGGTGGCGGGTACATTGAGGCTGCTGTGCAGCTTTTACACGTGGTTTGCCAGCATACCGCTCATAGGCGCCGTTGTGCTCTATGGAGTGACGCTCTCCCAGCAACATCTCGCCGAGCGTCGTTATTGCAGCACACGCTATCGTTGGATGCTCTACAATGGACCCCGGAAATTGTTGTTCCTTGGCGCTCATTTATTGGTTGGCTATTTAACAGCCTGGCTGTACACTGGATATCTGCATAGCGACTACCG ACATTTACTGTATCGTTGTTATGGCCAGGATTGTCTGAGTTCCTACCACCTCTTTCTGCTGGGCATGGGCATTGTGGCCGGCTGCTACTACTTTGTCTCCGTGCACATGCGACACCAGGTGTCCATTGACTATGCCATCCTGGAGCAATCGCGCACGGAGAAGCTGCGTGAGTTGTTGTATGCCACGCTCCGAAAGGCGCCTTTCAGCTCATTGCTTCCCACGTTGAGTTACTCGATTCTATTTGCCGTGTGTGGATCTCTGCTGAAGTACAGGCTAAGTCATCTGCTTGGCGTGGAGGCGGACGATCGTTTGGTGGGCCTTGTTGAGATGGCCAGCAATGTGCGTTTGCTGTTCTATGCATGGATGCTCACCACTCAGATACTGAGCAATATGCATCTAATGCGTTGCTTTTTTGCCATGCTGTTGTCCGAGGATTTGCCTTTGGTTGTGTCCCGCAATCGTGTCTCGCTGGCCAGTGAAAAGCAAGTCACAGTGGTCTCCGCTCTGGGACTCTTTAATGTGCACGTCGTGCAATCCTTGGCCGCACATTTCATTTACAACGAATCAAAGCGTAAGGATTCTACCGTTCGCTTGGAAATCTTCCAATTGACAGAACCTGGCAATCGACCAGCAAACTGGCGTGAACTATGTGACCAATCTCTCAGTATTATTGGCAGTTTCACTGACGACCTCACCGACTCCATGCGACAGATCAGTCAGATGAAGGGCAGCGAACAGAGCAGCGATATTAATGGTCCACTGTTGGCTGAAAAGCTGCTGCTCCGTCAGTACAATCAATTATATGGCATCCGTTCAGCTGTTGCTCCTCCGCCGAGTGAAGATCATGTCCAGCAGTGGGATACAAAACCACGGCACGTGCCCAACTGGTGCGAGCGCATTTCCATTCAGCTGGAAGAGTCACTGCAGCGGATGCTGCGACGTATTCCTGGCATCATCTATCTCTTTGTCGAGCCGGAGGGAGCCAAGACAATGTTCATGCTGGAGAATTCATTGCCAGTTGTATGGCTAACCCAAGCGCTGGCCGAGATTTGTGTTGCCTCGCTCAAGGAGGATCGCTATGGTGTGGTACAAGATGATCTGCCTGCCATTATCAAGTCCCTGCATCGCCTGAAGTGCGAATTGGACAAGTTGAGCAACACCATGATCAACTTGAAGGCAAACAACATTAGCTTCAATTATCTGCGCTGTGCAGTGCGACGTAGTCTTTATAACATTTGTAATTCATTTTACGACTATCTGGAGGAGATAACACCCACAGGCGAGGAGTTGCACCAGCTGCAATCCTTCGTGCATCACGGATGA